In a single window of the Motilibacter peucedani genome:
- a CDS encoding MFS transporter: MGTAQPEVTVRSTVPARIDRLPWSPFFTRMVVALGVAWVLDGLEIQIASVVGAVLSKEDTLHMTSGAVGDIATWYLLGEVVGALFFGRLSDRLGRRNLFMITLGIYLVGSGLTAATWSGHGAGLAFLYLTRIIAGIGIGGEYAAINSAIDEMMPAKYRGRVDILVNGTYWGGAFLATIAQLIILNNISDKVGWRLAFLLGPVLGLVILFVRRHLPESPRWLMMHGREEEAEATIAQIERWVQESGRKLKDVPDSKAIEITPDPGVGYLALTKVLFSQLPSRSILGATLMITQSFLYNAIFFTYSLVLTKFYDVSTGNLPYYFIAFALGNLLGPLTLGHLFDTLGRKKMISGTYLLSGVLLLVTAQLFHTDALNATTQTLCWSVIFFFASAGASAAYLTVSEIFPIEVRAKAIAVFFAIAQCFGSLGPHIYGRLIGDGSNPDKLFYGYLLGAAVMIVGGVVAAVLAVDAEGKSLEDVATPLGFVRKVAVEQAPAERTPRTDRLTKG; the protein is encoded by the coding sequence ATGGGGACAGCGCAACCCGAGGTGACCGTACGAAGCACTGTCCCTGCACGGATAGACCGGCTCCCGTGGTCGCCCTTCTTCACCCGCATGGTGGTGGCGCTGGGCGTCGCCTGGGTGCTCGACGGGCTCGAGATCCAGATCGCGAGCGTCGTCGGAGCCGTCCTCAGCAAGGAGGACACGCTCCACATGACCTCCGGCGCGGTGGGGGACATCGCGACGTGGTACCTGCTCGGCGAGGTCGTCGGCGCCCTGTTCTTCGGCCGGCTCTCCGACCGGCTCGGCCGGCGCAACCTGTTCATGATCACGCTGGGCATCTACCTGGTCGGCAGTGGTCTGACCGCGGCCACGTGGAGCGGCCACGGGGCGGGCCTGGCGTTCCTCTACCTCACCCGCATCATCGCCGGCATCGGCATCGGCGGCGAGTACGCCGCGATCAACTCCGCGATCGACGAGATGATGCCCGCGAAGTACCGCGGGCGCGTGGACATCCTGGTCAACGGCACCTACTGGGGCGGCGCGTTCCTCGCGACCATCGCCCAGCTGATCATCCTCAACAACATCTCCGACAAGGTCGGCTGGCGCCTCGCGTTCCTGCTCGGCCCGGTGCTGGGCCTGGTCATCCTGTTCGTCCGGCGGCACCTGCCGGAGAGCCCGCGCTGGCTCATGATGCACGGGCGCGAGGAGGAGGCCGAGGCGACGATCGCGCAGATCGAGCGCTGGGTCCAGGAGTCGGGCCGCAAGCTCAAGGACGTGCCCGACAGCAAGGCGATCGAGATCACGCCCGACCCGGGCGTCGGCTACCTGGCGTTGACGAAGGTGCTGTTCTCGCAGCTGCCGTCGCGCTCGATCCTCGGCGCCACGCTGATGATCACCCAGTCGTTCCTCTACAACGCCATCTTCTTCACCTACTCGCTGGTGCTCACCAAGTTCTACGACGTGAGCACGGGCAACCTGCCCTACTACTTCATCGCCTTCGCGCTGGGCAACCTGCTCGGTCCGCTCACCCTCGGCCACCTGTTCGACACCCTGGGCCGCAAGAAGATGATCTCGGGCACCTACCTGCTGTCGGGCGTGCTGCTCCTGGTCACCGCGCAGCTCTTCCACACCGACGCGCTCAACGCGACGACCCAGACCCTGTGCTGGTCGGTCATCTTCTTCTTCGCCTCGGCCGGCGCCAGCGCTGCCTACCTGACCGTCAGCGAGATCTTCCCGATCGAGGTCCGGGCGAAGGCGATCGCGGTGTTCTTCGCCATCGCGCAGTGCTTCGGCTCGCTCGGCCCCCACATCTACGGCCGCCTGATCGGCGACGGGTCCAACCCCGACAAGCTGTTCTACGGCTACCTGCTCGGTGCCGCCGTCATGATCGTCGGCGGCGTGGTGGCTGCGGTCCTCGCGGTCGACGCCGAGGGCAAGTCGCTCGAGGACGTCGCCACGCCCCTCGGCTTCGTGCGCAAGGTCGCCGTCGAGCAGGCGCCGGCGGAGCGTACGCCGCGCACCGACCGCCTCACCAAGGGCTAG